A genomic region of Arachis stenosperma cultivar V10309 chromosome 9, arast.V10309.gnm1.PFL2, whole genome shotgun sequence contains the following coding sequences:
- the LOC130948995 gene encoding putative ETHYLENE INSENSITIVE 3-like 4 protein yields MVLIQEEIDPPYVQLSDTEDEEIDVTLTAEDEMIDYEDLKKRICKDRILLQKMKKKLNMDESENREAKQEASRKKKMSRAQDSVLKYMVKIMEVCKARGFVYGIVPEKGNPVTGSSDSLREWWKEDIRFDQNAPTAIAKYLPLLEKGESDESSSIHLLQDLQDKTLGSLLSSLMQHCVPPQRRYPLDKGVAPPWWPNGSEAWWGEQGLLAQEHGPPPYKKPHDLKKTWKVSVLASIIKHMSPDLKKLRRLVTQSKTLQDKMTAKDSATWSKVVNKEEALLRLTNKCLKIFPSSSSDQENNKEDGSEKRKCDFDNNNNNGNNNNNDNNFVDKLLYTCQNLDCPQSDLSMGFRDKNSRLDSMCAFGGTTLDHQRSNSNNENWKAFHDYLSSEERMTSVGDWMNMEVAKANNNNNNNNNFGDTDFGDIDIMNGMKEIAGGAFGEDNLGLWLNDIEDYELLAALEMVKANSVMDSTHQNNNPPLIKHDYISPHDGLGQEATTSSLWDYTTTSFKSNNI; encoded by the exons atgGTGCTGATCCAAGAAGAAATAGATCCTCCCTATGTTCAATTGTCCGATACAGAAGACGAGGAAATTGATGTAACCTTGACAGCAGAAGATGAAATGATAGACTATGAGGATCTGAAGAAGCGCATATGTAAAGACCGTATCCTTCTccaaaagatgaagaagaaactTAACATGGACGAATCTGAGAACAGAGAAGCCAAACAAGAAGCGTCCAGGAAAAAGAAGATGTCTAGGGCACAAGACTCTGTCCTCAAATACATGGTCAAGATCATGGAGGTTTGCAAAGCTCGTGGATTCGTCTATGGCATCGTCCCTGAAAAAG gTAACCCAGTTACTGGAAGTTCGGATAGTCTACGAGAATGGTGGAAAGAAGATATTAGATTTGACCAAAATGCCCCTACGGCAATTGCAAAGTATTTACCCTTACTTGAAAAGGGAGAGTCAGATGAGTCATCAAGTATACACCTTCTCCAAGATCTTCAAGACAAAACACTAGGATCTCTTCTTTCATCACTGATGCAACACTGTGTGCCGCCACAAAGAAGATATCCTTTGGATAAAGGTGTGGCCCCACCGTGGTGGCCTAATGGGTCAGAGGCATGGTGGGGTGAACAGGGCCTTTTGGCTCAAGAACACGGGCCACCACCGTATAAGAAACCCCATGATTTGAAGAAGACATGGAAGGTTTCGGTTTTGGCTTCAATTATAAAGCACATGTCCCCTGACCTGAAGAAATTGAGAAGGCTTGTGACTCAATCAAAGACCTTGCAAGATAAGATGACTGCCAAAGATAGTGCTACTTGGTCCAAAGTTGTGAACAAAGAAGAAGCTTTGTTGAGACTTACCAACAAGTGTCTTAAGATTTTCCCTTCTTCGTCCAGCGACCAGGAGAATAATAAGGAAGACG GCAGTGAAAAAAGAAAGTGTgattttgataataataataataatggtaacaacaacaataacgaTAATAATTTTGTGGacaaattattatatacatgtCAGAACCTAGATTGTCCGCAAAGCGATTTGTCTATGGGATTTAGAGACAAGAATTCAAGGTTGGACTCGATGTGCGCTTTTGGCGGTACCACTCTCGATCATCAGAGAAGTAACAGCAACAATGAGAATTGGAAGGCTTTCCATGATTATCTGTCGAGTGAGGAGAGGATGACAAGTGTTGGAGATTGGATGAACATGGAGGTAGCTAAagccaacaacaacaataacaataataataattttggtGACACTGATTTTGGTGATATTGATATTATGAATGGAATGAAAGAGATTGCGGGTGGAGCTTTTGGTGAGGACAATTTAGGACTGTGGCTGAATGACATTGAAGATTATGAGTTGCTTGCGGCATTGGAGATGGTTAAAGCAAATAGTGTGATGGATTCCACTCATCAGAATAATAATCCACCATTAATAAAGCATGATTATATTTCTCCACATGACGGCCTTGGCCAGGAAGCAACAACTTCATCACTTTGGGACTATACTACTACTTCGTTTAAGAGCaacaatatttaa